In Cryptomeria japonica chromosome 10, Sugi_1.0, whole genome shotgun sequence, a genomic segment contains:
- the LOC131053406 gene encoding secreted RxLR effector protein 161-like, whose protein sequence is MAECNAVSTPMVTGCKLSKVDETPDADQTMYRSMIGSLLYLTSSRPDLMQAICMVSRFQSAPKQFHFTVIQRIFKYINGTLDFGLLYPRNDNFTLLAYTDANWAGCVDDKKLTNGAAFFLGDSLVTWDNKKQDCTSLSTTKVEYVATTSCCTQLLWMAQTLLDMGIIVDKPLTIFCDNTSAISLSKNLVMHCRMKHIATRLLFLCEKILTNEVTLQYVPTQAQVADTFTKPLATDAFERLRLRLGVVSQSNLV, encoded by the coding sequence ATGGCTGAATGCAATGCCgtaagtactcccatggtcacTGGATGTAAATTATCTAAAGTAGATGAAACTCCTGATGCTGATCAAACtatgtataggtcaatgataggtagTTTGCTATACTTAACTTCATCAAGACCTGATTTAATGCAGGCAATTTGTATGGTTTCTAGATTCCAGTCTGCTCCTAAACAATTTCATTTTACAGTTATTCAAAGAATATTCAAATACATTAATGGTACTCTTGATTTTGGTCTTTTGTATCCTAGAAATGACAATTTTACTCTGCTagcttatactgatgctaattgggctggttgTGTGGATGACAAAAAACTCACCAATGGtgctgcattttttcttggtgatAGTCTTGTGACATGGGACAACAAGAAACAAGATTGCACCTCACTTTCTACAACAAAAGTCGAATATGTTGCAACTACATCTTGTTGTACACAGTTGCTATGGATGGCTCAAACTCTTTTGGATATGGGTATTATTGTTGACAAACCTCTcaccatattttgtgacaatactagtgctataagTCTCTCTAAAAATCTGGTGATGCATTGTAGAATGAAACACATTGCAACTAGGTTACTCTTTCTTTGTGAAAAAATATTGACTAATGAAGTTACATTGCAATATGTTCCTACTCAAGCACAAGTTGCTGATACTTTTACAAAGCCCTTGGCTACAGATGCATTTGAAAGACTTCGTTTGCGATTGGGAGTTGTCTCTCAATCTAACCTTGTTTAA